The genomic segment GATTTGTATTCCATCAAGATAAAGATTTCATGTTAATTTCACCCAAAAAGAAagcaaatcagaaaaaaaaatcgaataaaTATTCAACAATTTTCTTCTCAACAGGTACATTTACACCCGCAAGATAGatgtgaccttgacctctgtGCAGTGCCTCCACTGGATGGCGTCTAGGTTTGGGGTGAAGCAGCTGATGGACGGCACGGCCCGGCTGTTCTCCAAAGTCCTTCCAGAGGACGCTTTGTTTCACACCCAGGTGTCCATTTTCAAATATGCGCAGGAGACTGAGGACTTTGTTCTCCAGGAGAGCTGCATCCAGTACCTGGCCTGGAACTATGAAAACCTGACCCGATCTCCAGCTTGGCCCGAGCTGCCCATGGAGCTCCTCGGAGCCGTTCTGACCCGCTCGGACCTGGTGGTGCCGGATGAGTATTTTCTGCTCCAGACGGTAGAGAGCTGGATCACAGAGAAGGGCAACTCCATCAGTTTGGAAAGCCAGGTTGACCTGTTGAATCGCATCCGTTTCCCAATGATCCCCGTGGAGAAACTGTACGAGCTCGAGTTCAACTCCTCTCTTTACAGCACTCATGAGAAAACGTATCATGAAAACATGTTGAGGGCCTTCCAGTTTAATGTTCTCCTCTTCAGAAATCTTTTGGCCAACCCAAGGTTCAACGGACAAGACGATGATTACCAGCCTCGGCTCTACACCAATGACCCATGGAGCACTGTTATTGACTCCGCCCCCGGTCAAGCCTCAGACAAGTCGTTTAGCACACCTGTCCACCAGAGCCTGGTCTTTAAGGACAAAATCATTCACTGGCAGGCGAGTCTCTTGAAGCATCAATACGAATGTTCAAACCGGGGGCTGCGCTGCACGTCGCTCCCTGCGGCATGGCTGTATCCCCACAACCAGTACTCCGAGCGCAATATCCTCTTTCGTAACCAGCTCCTGCTGGTGTGCCAAGGCAAGTACATCTGTCAGGTTCAGGAGTTCAAGAACAAACTGGCGCACATTGCTGAAAATGTCACCGAGGGTCTTGCCTATCCCTGTCCTGATGACCAGTTCACCTACCGCTTTGTCGTGAGACCTGCGTTTGTCTTGATCTGATGATGAACAGATTGCAATCGTGTACTCACTTtacctgaccccccccccaacaaatcCCTGTTGATTATCTACAGATATCTCACTTGAAAGTGGTTTAATTCATATCATGTTGATCAtagtccttttttaaaatgagtaATAAATCAAGTCATTTCTTTGTCCTTTAATGGTGTCAACACTTTTCTTTTGGAAGGCCCAATTAGTCCCTCACAAGGTTTATTCAGATATGAGacagataaaacaacaaatggTGTGTCAAGTCAAATTAACCACCACCAGACTAATTTATGGCTTTGCTTCGCTGAACATAAGCTGAGCCTTTCAGTTCAAGGCGGGCCAAGTTAACGTTGCAATTCATTTGAGTGTGCCAGAGGCAAAAGGTCCAAAATGTTAACTGCACAGATTCTCACATGAACTTAGTAATGTCCGCTGTCATGACCTCGGCCGTTTAGCTGCTGTCCAGCTCACAGAAGGAGACGGGTTCATGTGCATATATCATTACTCTTACATTtactgaaatgaagaaaaatagatAACAAGAGATAAGCCAGCCATATATTTCCAAGAGGAATCTAACCTTCGCCAAcattaaatgaatgtgtttccaAAAACAACCCTTTCACTCAAAGGTCCAGCTCCTTAAAATTCAGAATTCCtttgtttaatcatttttgtATGAATTAGTCAAAAGTCACAGTTATCATAGCCATCAGTACATCCACTCCACCAGCAGtgtatgaaaacaaacagccttTGATCGAGGGTATGGTGGCGGTTTCCTCTTCACAAGTCCTCCTGTCTTCCCAAtcaatttttctctcttttccccacacacacaccgactgtCTTGAAGTCAACACGGAGGCCAACATGCCTGGGCACGTGGGCTGAGCGGCCACACATCAACGACACCTCTAGTGACTCATGGGCCTTCTGAGAAGTGTGACTGCACCGAAAGGGTTACGTGAAAAGAGTTGATTGATTAGTTCTAGGGTCTATTATCTCTGAGTGTATTTAAAGATGACTCCCCTAGACGCACTCACTCGCGGGTCGGCTGTGGTTTGGTCGGacccgggagagagagagagagagagagccttaATGTGCTCATCATGAGGGAAAGTTCAGGTATTTCGTCACAGGGTCGGCTTGTTTTTGCTGTGAGTAATTTCTGGCTGCATTGTCATTGCTGCGTCATTCAACCTTCTTAAAAGTCACGGCATACTTTGATTGTTTGGTTCACCCCGGAGTTTTGAAATTCTACCTCGTGGGTTCATGAACAATGATTTGAGCAATCCCATTTAACCCATTGAACTCGGACGCCCTGACGAAACTTCCCAGTTTCCCCCTTATGTTAGAAAAACGCAACGTAAAGTAGCAGAGTCAAGGTTTCACTTCGTTCACGGACAGAGGGATCTCCGCCATCACCGTCACCATCGACGTCAGTCTGCGCGGTTGAAAAGGTTACACATTTGCACATCGCCACTTTGGCTTCTGAATGGTTCCTCATTTCAACTGCTGCCCCACACATCATAATCGGGGAGTAAAAGCATTGTGGAATTGTAGAGGTTAAAAAGGGTGACACATTTGTACAGAAAACCCAACTGCAGTGACACCCCGCTGACCCAATGACACCACACTCAACTC from the Scophthalmus maximus strain ysfricsl-2021 chromosome 17, ASM2237912v1, whole genome shotgun sequence genome contains:
- the LOC118288721 gene encoding galectin-3-binding protein A gives rise to the protein MLTRRNTCTLWLLLFLHVSGSALKFNLLKRKAEPKEGDLRLFGSESVSEGRVEVYHDGKWGTACDDGWDMAEAQVVCRQLRFPGAKSVVVGKDYGEASGPIWLDDIDCKGTESHLFTCGFKGWGMTDCTHKEDVGIICDTESTGLALRDSRHFLDHSFSLPDDLGKMFDRESGCDFLISVNSATGKRQEDGTLETVGTRICAHKIILSRFPLFNASEDASNITVDINQSCQPYFSSFIRYIYTRKIDVTLTSVQCLHWMASRFGVKQLMDGTARLFSKVLPEDALFHTQVSIFKYAQETEDFVLQESCIQYLAWNYENLTRSPAWPELPMELLGAVLTRSDLVVPDEYFLLQTVESWITEKGNSISLESQVDLLNRIRFPMIPVEKLYELEFNSSLYSTHEKTYHENMLRAFQFNVLLFRNLLANPRFNGQDDDYQPRLYTNDPWSTVIDSAPGQASDKSFSTPVHQSLVFKDKIIHWQASLLKHQYECSNRGLRCTSLPAAWLYPHNQYSERNILFRNQLLLVCQGKYICQVQEFKNKLAHIAENVTEGLAYPCPDDQFTYRFVVRPAFVLI